A region from the Nostoc sp. HK-01 genome encodes:
- a CDS encoding ABC transporter, periplasmic solute-binding protein, with protein sequence MKTSALLLIFGLFLTACNAPQNAAVAPSPTENDATAQPVQNQTKSKLIVVTTVAPITNIVSNIAGDRTDVKGIIPEGTDSHTFEPRPSDADLLSKANLIIVNGLRLEAPTEKLAKTSKPKETNVYELGNNTINEAQWIFDFSFPKEKGDPNPHLWVNPKYAEAYAKLAAKQLTQLDPEGKEYYAQNLNNYLQRLDALDKVSREVVASIPAKNRKLLTYHDSWAYWAREYGFEVIGAIQPSDFKEPSAQDVAKLIDQIRKTGVPAIFGSEVYPSKVEEQIAREAKVKIANTADDELPGTGSANAIENTNPQHTYIGMMANNLRIIAENLGGNPQLVDKLNTTNVVGPATTATK encoded by the coding sequence ATGAAAACATCTGCATTGTTATTAATATTTGGTTTATTCCTCACAGCTTGTAATGCGCCTCAAAATGCAGCAGTAGCTCCTAGCCCCACGGAAAATGATGCGACTGCACAACCTGTACAGAACCAAACCAAAAGCAAACTAATAGTTGTGACAACAGTTGCACCCATAACCAATATTGTGAGTAACATTGCAGGCGATCGCACTGACGTCAAAGGCATAATTCCCGAAGGGACTGATTCTCACACCTTTGAACCCCGTCCTAGCGATGCCGATTTGCTGTCTAAGGCTAACTTAATTATCGTTAATGGACTCCGCTTAGAAGCCCCAACCGAAAAACTGGCAAAAACTTCTAAACCCAAGGAAACAAACGTTTATGAGCTAGGTAACAATACCATAAATGAAGCTCAGTGGATTTTTGACTTTAGCTTTCCCAAAGAAAAAGGAGACCCTAATCCCCATTTATGGGTAAACCCCAAATACGCAGAAGCTTACGCTAAATTAGCCGCCAAACAGCTAACACAGTTAGATCCCGAAGGTAAAGAATACTACGCTCAAAATTTAAATAACTACTTACAACGCTTGGACGCATTAGACAAAGTTAGCCGTGAAGTCGTAGCGAGTATTCCAGCTAAAAATCGCAAACTTTTGACATACCACGACTCTTGGGCTTACTGGGCTAGAGAATATGGCTTTGAGGTCATTGGCGCAATCCAACCTTCAGATTTTAAAGAACCTTCAGCGCAAGATGTAGCCAAACTCATCGACCAGATTCGCAAAACTGGTGTACCCGCAATTTTTGGTTCGGAAGTCTACCCCAGCAAAGTTGAAGAACAAATTGCTAGAGAAGCGAAAGTCAAAATAGCAAACACGGCTGATGATGAATTACCTGGAACAGGCTCAGCTAATGCCATAGAAAATACCAATCCTCAACATACTTACATTGGCATGATGGCAAACAATCTGCGAATCATTGCCGAAAATCTGGGGGGAAATCCCCAGTTAGTGGATAAGCTAAACACCACCAATGTTGTTGGCCCAGCTACCACGGCTACTAAATAA
- a CDS encoding diacylglycerol kinase catalytic region: MEEDNWTQTQQRSLPVNSRALLLVNRHARQGEKRLIEATYYLEKLGFKLTEESTENPKHLSDIIRRYQHKVDLVIVGGGDGTLNAAVDGLVETQLPLGILPLGTANDLARTLAIPNSLAEACQIIAYGELRRVDLGWVNGKHFFNVASMGLSVKITQKLTKEMKRRWGIFAYIATALQVIWESRPFSAEIKMKDQSFRVKTVQIAVGNGRYYGGGMAVVHDATIDDQRLDLYSLEIEHWWQIIPLLPAMRQGRHIRWRSVRALQGQKFEISTRKPRPINTDGEITTYTPATFQVIPKAITVLVPPI; encoded by the coding sequence ATGGAAGAAGATAATTGGACACAAACACAGCAAAGGTCACTACCAGTAAATTCCCGTGCATTGCTGTTAGTTAATCGTCATGCCCGCCAAGGGGAGAAGCGATTAATAGAAGCAACTTATTATCTGGAGAAACTTGGATTTAAATTAACAGAAGAATCTACAGAAAATCCCAAACATCTTTCAGACATTATTCGCCGTTACCAACATAAAGTTGATTTAGTAATTGTCGGTGGTGGTGATGGGACTTTGAACGCAGCAGTAGATGGCTTAGTTGAAACTCAATTACCTTTAGGAATTTTACCTTTAGGAACGGCAAATGATTTAGCCAGAACTTTAGCAATTCCTAATTCCTTAGCAGAAGCTTGCCAAATTATTGCCTACGGGGAATTACGTCGTGTTGATTTAGGCTGGGTAAACGGTAAGCACTTTTTTAATGTTGCTAGTATGGGACTGAGTGTCAAAATTACTCAAAAACTTACTAAAGAAATGAAACGTCGTTGGGGAATATTTGCTTATATTGCGACTGCGTTACAAGTGATTTGGGAGTCTCGCCCTTTTAGTGCCGAAATAAAAATGAAGGATCAATCATTTCGTGTCAAAACTGTGCAAATTGCTGTAGGTAATGGTCGTTATTATGGTGGTGGGATGGCAGTGGTTCACGATGCCACTATTGATGATCAAAGATTAGATCTCTACAGTTTGGAGATAGAACACTGGTGGCAAATCATACCTTTACTACCTGCCATGCGTCAAGGCAGACATATTCGTTGGCGTAGTGTCCGAGCGCTTCAAGGACAAAAATTTGAAATTTCCACTCGTAAACCACGCCCAATTAATACTGATGGGGAAATCACGACTTATACTCCGGCAACATTTCAAGTTATACCCAAAGCCATAACTGTTTTAGTCCCGCCAATTTAG
- a CDS encoding exopolysaccharide synthesis ExoD: MDLRFSQEIKSLLQSLSNHHLTLGDILTETAERGFSLVIALLVLPFLFPMPPGLAGPFGAACLLVSVQMIFGRRSPWLPKQIARYKFPRPFAQLLLKNLQHLTKIVEKITRPRLKKIAKNPITWRLNGLCISWLTILLMLPIPFTNPIPTVGILLLAVATIEADGLLICIGYIITAVITSFFAFIGYAVWLAPGLLPAIFK, translated from the coding sequence ATGGATCTGAGATTTTCTCAAGAAATTAAATCCTTGCTGCAAAGCTTATCTAATCATCACTTAACTTTAGGTGATATTTTGACAGAGACTGCGGAACGAGGTTTCAGCCTAGTAATAGCTTTATTAGTTTTGCCTTTTTTGTTTCCTATGCCTCCTGGATTGGCTGGGCCTTTTGGTGCTGCCTGTTTGCTGGTTTCTGTACAGATGATTTTTGGCAGGCGATCGCCTTGGCTACCTAAACAAATCGCTAGGTATAAATTTCCGCGCCCGTTTGCCCAACTTCTCTTAAAAAATCTGCAACATCTCACCAAAATAGTCGAAAAAATTACTCGCCCTCGCTTAAAAAAAATAGCAAAAAACCCTATAACTTGGAGGCTCAATGGGCTATGTATCTCTTGGTTAACAATATTATTAATGTTACCAATTCCTTTCACCAATCCGATTCCCACTGTGGGGATTTTATTATTAGCAGTTGCCACAATTGAAGCAGATGGTTTGCTGATTTGTATTGGTTATATTATCACTGCTGTCATTACTTCATTCTTTGCCTTTATAGGCTATGCCGTATGGTTAGCACCTGGGTTACTACCAGCTATTTTTAAATAA
- a CDS encoding aconitate hydratase 2 yields the protein MLESYRQHVAQRAALGIPPLPLDAKQTSELCELLKNPPKGEEQTLLHLLRDRVPPGVDPAAYVKAGFLTAIAKKEVKSSIISPIEAVELLGTMIGGYNVQSLIELLQFATTSVSDSSETPLVMGGEGKEPIAGYAAAALSKTLLVYDAFHDVLELAKTNPYAKQVINSWAEAEWFTARPKLPEFITVTVFKVPGETNTDDLSPATHATTRPDIPLHALAMLETRQQGSLETIAELKKIGHPVAYVGDVVGTGSSRKSAINSVLWHTGQDIPFVPNKRAGGYILGGAIAPIFFNTAEDAGALPIQCDVTKLETGMVITIHPYKGTITNEAGEVISTFTLKPDTILDEVRAGGRIPLLIGRTLTDKTRQALGLEPSTVFIRPEQPADTGKGYTLAQKMVGKACGLPGVRPGTSCEPIMTTVGSQDTTGPMTRDELKELACLGFSADLVMQSFCHTAAYPKPVDIKTHHDLPDFFAQRGGVALRPGDGIIHSWLNRMLLPDTVGTGGDSHTRFPLGISFPAGSGLVAFAGALGVMPLDMPESVLVRFKGELQPGITLRDIVNAIPYVAMQKGLLTVEKQNKKNVFSGKILEMEGLPDLKVEQAFELTDASAERSCAGCTIKLSVETVSEYLRSNIALLKNMVARGYHDERTIMRRVAKMEEWLANPVLLEADADAEYAEIIEIDLNEIKEPIVAAPNDPDNVKLLSEVANDPVQEVFVGSCMTNIGHYRATAKVLEGAGEVKTRLWIAPPTRMDEHQLKEEGVYSIFGAAGARTEMPGCSLCMGNQARVADGTTVFSTSTRNFNNRMGKDARVYLGSAELAAVCALLGRIPTVQEYLDIVANKIHPFADNLYRYLNFDQIAGFEDEGRVIPLEQMPKIEDILGMPTAAR from the coding sequence ATGCTAGAGTCATATCGTCAACACGTTGCCCAAAGAGCAGCATTAGGAATTCCCCCCTTACCGTTGGATGCGAAGCAAACCTCAGAACTATGTGAATTACTGAAGAATCCGCCCAAGGGTGAAGAACAAACATTATTACATTTATTGCGCGATCGCGTACCCCCTGGAGTTGACCCCGCAGCTTATGTGAAAGCTGGGTTTCTCACCGCCATTGCTAAAAAGGAAGTGAAAAGTTCGATAATTTCCCCTATTGAAGCTGTGGAATTGTTGGGAACAATGATTGGCGGCTATAACGTACAATCTTTAATTGAATTGCTGCAATTTGCCACCACATCTGTCTCCGACTCTTCCGAAACACCTTTGGTAATGGGAGGAGAAGGTAAAGAACCAATTGCTGGCTATGCCGCCGCCGCCCTCAGCAAAACCTTGCTGGTGTATGATGCCTTTCATGATGTTTTGGAGTTAGCTAAAACTAATCCTTATGCCAAGCAAGTAATTAACTCATGGGCTGAGGCGGAATGGTTTACTGCGCGTCCCAAACTGCCAGAATTTATCACTGTCACAGTGTTTAAAGTTCCTGGCGAAACCAACACCGACGACTTATCCCCCGCCACCCACGCCACCACCCGGCCAGATATTCCTTTACATGCCTTGGCGATGCTAGAAACGCGCCAACAAGGAAGTTTAGAAACCATTGCGGAGTTAAAAAAAATCGGACATCCCGTGGCTTATGTTGGCGATGTAGTAGGAACAGGTTCTTCCCGCAAGTCTGCTATTAACTCCGTGTTGTGGCATACAGGACAAGATATACCCTTTGTGCCGAACAAACGTGCTGGGGGATACATTTTAGGTGGTGCGATCGCGCCTATCTTCTTTAATACAGCCGAAGATGCTGGTGCTTTGCCCATACAATGCGATGTTACCAAGCTAGAAACAGGCATGGTAATTACCATCCATCCTTACAAAGGCACAATTACCAACGAAGCAGGCGAAGTAATTTCCACCTTCACCCTCAAACCCGACACCATCCTTGATGAAGTTCGCGCCGGTGGTCGTATCCCTTTACTCATTGGGCGTACCCTCACCGACAAAACTCGCCAAGCCCTAGGTTTAGAACCAAGCACAGTATTTATCCGTCCCGAACAACCAGCCGACACAGGTAAAGGTTACACCCTCGCCCAAAAAATGGTGGGGAAAGCCTGCGGTTTACCCGGTGTCCGTCCCGGTACATCTTGCGAACCCATCATGACCACCGTTGGTTCTCAAGATACCACAGGCCCCATGACCCGCGACGAGTTAAAAGAACTCGCTTGTCTCGGTTTTAGTGCAGACTTAGTAATGCAGAGTTTCTGTCATACCGCCGCATATCCCAAACCCGTAGACATCAAAACTCACCACGACCTCCCCGACTTTTTCGCCCAACGTGGCGGGGTTGCATTACGTCCTGGCGATGGTATCATCCACTCTTGGTTAAACCGGATGCTGTTACCCGACACAGTAGGTACAGGCGGCGACTCTCACACCCGCTTCCCCTTGGGTATTTCCTTCCCAGCTGGTTCTGGGTTAGTAGCCTTTGCGGGTGCGTTGGGTGTCATGCCTTTAGATATGCCAGAGTCAGTATTGGTAAGATTCAAAGGTGAATTGCAACCTGGTATCACCTTGCGAGATATCGTCAACGCCATTCCCTACGTCGCTATGCAAAAAGGCTTGCTGACAGTAGAGAAGCAGAACAAGAAAAACGTCTTCTCTGGCAAAATTTTAGAAATGGAAGGCCTGCCAGACTTAAAAGTAGAACAAGCCTTTGAACTCACAGATGCTTCCGCCGAACGTTCTTGTGCAGGTTGTACAATTAAGCTGAGTGTCGAGACAGTTTCGGAATATCTGCGTTCTAATATTGCGTTGTTAAAAAACATGGTAGCCAGAGGCTATCACGATGAACGTACCATTATGCGCCGCGTCGCCAAAATGGAAGAATGGTTAGCCAACCCCGTGTTACTAGAAGCTGACGCAGATGCGGAGTATGCAGAAATAATTGAAATTGATTTAAACGAAATCAAAGAACCAATTGTTGCTGCTCCTAATGACCCTGATAATGTTAAGTTATTATCAGAAGTTGCTAATGATCCAGTACAAGAAGTATTTGTTGGTTCTTGTATGACAAACATTGGTCATTATCGAGCAACTGCGAAAGTTTTAGAAGGTGCAGGGGAAGTTAAAACTCGTTTGTGGATAGCGCCACCAACCCGTATGGATGAACACCAATTAAAAGAAGAAGGTGTATACAGCATTTTTGGTGCGGCTGGTGCAAGAACCGAAATGCCAGGATGCAGTTTATGTATGGGAAATCAGGCGCGAGTTGCTGATGGCACAACTGTATTTTCTACCTCCACCCGCAACTTTAATAACCGTATGGGTAAAGATGCCAGAGTGTATCTAGGTTCAGCAGAATTAGCAGCAGTTTGCGCGTTATTAGGGCGTATTCCCACAGTGCAGGAATACCTTGATATTGTGGCGAATAAGATTCATCCTTTTGCTGATAATTTGTATCGGTATTTGAACTTTGATCAAATTGCTGGTTTTGAGGATGAAGGGCGTGTGATTCCGTTGGAACAGATGCCCAAGATTGAGGACATTTTAGGTATGCCTACTGCGGCGAGGTAG
- the proB gene encoding glutamate 5-kinase, translated as MLELVLIKLGGSLITDKNQPYTARLETMQHLVEEISLVRQQNPSLKMIIGNGAGSFGHQSAHKYNTINGVVCDAEKLGFCLVHQDVLDLNVLLAKYFLQAGLPVVSLPPLTMAITHNKKLIKADFSVIENSLQSGLMPLVFGDVVFDKAIGGTILSTDTLLAELAKYFHSQGNYQVRLINAGNYPGVYDQNRQVIPHITPANYSQIKAVIGKSASVDVTGGMTQKVEEFLAISRLGIDCWIIDGNISGNLVKAVLGQPTLGTVIRAF; from the coding sequence ATGCTAGAGCTAGTATTAATCAAGCTGGGGGGTTCCTTAATTACTGATAAGAATCAACCATACACTGCTCGACTAGAAACTATGCAGCACCTAGTTGAGGAAATTAGTCTAGTCCGCCAGCAAAATCCTAGTTTAAAAATGATTATTGGCAATGGGGCTGGTTCCTTTGGTCATCAGTCAGCGCATAAATACAATACTATCAATGGTGTTGTCTGTGATGCTGAAAAACTAGGATTTTGTCTAGTCCACCAAGATGTTTTAGATTTAAATGTATTACTAGCTAAGTATTTTTTACAAGCAGGTTTGCCAGTAGTTAGTTTACCACCTCTAACTATGGCAATCACTCACAATAAAAAACTAATTAAAGCTGACTTTTCTGTGATTGAAAACAGTTTACAATCTGGCTTAATGCCTTTAGTTTTTGGTGATGTGGTTTTCGACAAAGCTATTGGTGGGACTATTCTTTCTACTGATACATTGTTAGCAGAATTAGCTAAATACTTTCATAGTCAAGGTAACTACCAAGTACGACTCATCAACGCAGGTAATTATCCTGGTGTGTACGACCAAAATAGGCAAGTAATACCTCATATTACGCCAGCCAATTATTCCCAAATTAAAGCTGTTATTGGTAAGAGCGCATCGGTAGATGTGACTGGTGGTATGACCCAGAAAGTAGAAGAGTTTTTAGCTATTTCTAGGTTAGGAATTGATTGTTGGATAATTGACGGCAATATTTCGGGAAATTTAGTCAAGGCTGTTTTGGGACAGCCGACTTTAGGGACGGTAATTCGTGCATTTTAA
- a CDS encoding endoribonuclease L-PSP — MNQRITSAVNSIVTKFSRRNALLWLGGSGLGTALVAGTQKEVIAQGNANRDVTLLNPPTLYNAPQNGYSHIAITPPRTRTVYISGQFGSDLQGNLVSNDYEAQLVRAFQNLRFALNAAGARPKDVVKTTVLIVNHTQEKLIPLGREIGNLWGNTPPANTLIPVPRLALDGMLFEIDAYAVIPESSNNGWY, encoded by the coding sequence ATGAATCAACGGATCACCAGTGCGGTCAATTCAATAGTGACAAAATTCTCACGGCGAAATGCTCTTTTGTGGCTAGGAGGTAGTGGATTAGGTACCGCTTTAGTTGCAGGAACACAAAAGGAAGTAATTGCTCAGGGTAATGCAAATAGAGATGTAACTTTGCTTAATCCGCCAACTTTATATAATGCCCCTCAAAATGGCTATAGTCATATAGCGATTACACCTCCAAGAACAAGAACTGTATATATTTCTGGTCAATTTGGGTCAGATTTACAAGGTAATCTTGTTTCCAATGACTATGAAGCACAGTTAGTACGAGCTTTTCAGAATCTGCGGTTTGCCTTAAATGCAGCCGGTGCAAGACCTAAAGATGTAGTCAAAACAACTGTTCTGATAGTCAATCACACTCAAGAGAAATTGATTCCATTAGGACGCGAAATTGGTAATTTATGGGGTAACACACCACCCGCAAACACATTGATTCCTGTTCCGAGATTGGCTCTGGACGGTATGTTGTTTGAAATTGATGCTTATGCGGTGATTCCAGAATCATCCAATAATGGCTGGTATTAA
- a CDS encoding RNA-directed DNA polymerase, with protein sequence MNFQNHNQNNIEQLKKYNLDVYNNAEQIAASIEISIARLHFLAFNSQTSHISHYIHFKTAKKIAGTRIISAPLPDLKRAQYWILHNILQKIAIHNAAHGFCGDRSIITNATPHIGAEVIINIDLQDFFSAITYPRVKGLFQSFGYSSYVATIFGLLCTAPVVEERNVDGEINFVELKQRHLPQGSPASPAITNIICRSLDERLSAIATQFGFTYTRYVDDLTFSASGEQIKHTSSFIKQAQSIISDEGFAINPDKTRILRNSQQQKVTGIIVNQKINISRKKLKSFRATLHQIENEGLEGKYWGKSSNLVASITGFANFVAMVNPEKGAEFQQQIQRIQKKYGKKN encoded by the coding sequence ATGAATTTTCAAAATCATAATCAAAACAATATTGAACAGTTAAAAAAATACAATTTAGATGTATATAATAATGCCGAACAGATTGCAGCATCTATAGAAATTAGTATTGCTCGACTTCATTTTTTAGCATTTAATTCTCAAACTTCCCATATTTCACATTACATTCATTTCAAAACTGCGAAAAAAATTGCAGGAACGCGAATTATTTCTGCACCATTGCCCGACTTAAAACGCGCTCAATACTGGATTTTGCATAATATCTTACAAAAAATTGCCATTCATAATGCAGCACATGGTTTTTGTGGCGATCGCTCCATCATTACTAATGCTACCCCTCATATTGGCGCGGAAGTCATTATTAACATTGATTTACAAGATTTTTTCTCGGCTATTACATATCCGCGGGTTAAAGGATTATTTCAATCTTTCGGTTATTCTTCATACGTTGCTACAATCTTTGGGCTATTGTGTACTGCGCCTGTAGTTGAAGAACGCAACGTAGACGGTGAGATAAACTTTGTTGAACTTAAACAACGTCATCTTCCCCAAGGTTCCCCAGCCAGCCCTGCAATTACAAACATTATTTGTCGGAGTTTAGATGAGCGCTTAAGTGCGATCGCCACACAATTTGGTTTTACCTACACCCGTTATGTTGATGATTTAACATTTTCAGCATCAGGTGAGCAAATTAAACATACCAGCAGTTTCATTAAACAAGCTCAATCAATTATCTCTGATGAAGGATTTGCCATCAACCCAGACAAAACCCGCATTCTGCGAAACTCTCAACAGCAAAAAGTGACGGGTATTATCGTTAATCAAAAAATTAATATTTCTCGGAAAAAATTAAAAAGCTTCCGTGCAACTCTACATCAAATAGAAAATGAAGGGTTAGAAGGTAAATATTGGGGTAAATCATCTAATCTTGTCGCCTCAATCACCGGATTCGCCAATTTTGTCGCAATGGTAAACCCCGAAAAAGGTGCTGAGTTCCAACAACAAATTCAGCGTATTCAGAAAAAATATGGTAAGAAAAATTGA
- a CDS encoding transposase, translating into MVEPRPPKQTVKFVDEYCLWYKKLFSDVRNFEAFKYLHIGCISDIKRKSLPEIAKIVGLENYQGLHHFLTTPYWEVEQLRALRLELILQILKGRPIILIIDETGDKKKGTTTDYVKRQYIGNLGKVENGVVAVTAYGVFCGMTFPLLFEVYKPREKLKPGDKYLTKPQIGAMLIRKLQSMGFKFNLVLADSLYGESGTNFVSVLDELDLNYLVAIRSNHSVDLLKGQYTQYLKWQKFKRVFSDLSSENRFIREIIHGKRGEHRYWQITTDTEALPGNSTWYVMSKYPDITPREVGNFYGLRTWVEYGLKQSKNELGWADYRFTRYEDIERWWEIVCSAYLMVSLHSESLRPSPPSPQSAFASHPWWDHGKGWKNILNNLRLIIQPFVLFNLIYPWLTVFSIPQLYEGFSQLQAIVYRLTSPIFIFLTHPEFYFSSA; encoded by the coding sequence ATGGTAGAGCCTCGTCCACCTAAACAAACTGTTAAATTTGTGGATGAATATTGTCTTTGGTATAAAAAGCTGTTTTCAGATGTCAGAAATTTTGAAGCGTTTAAGTATCTGCATATAGGATGTATTTCTGATATAAAACGAAAGAGTCTACCAGAAATAGCAAAAATTGTTGGATTAGAGAACTATCAAGGGCTACACCATTTCTTAACTACCCCATATTGGGAAGTAGAACAGTTAAGAGCTTTAAGATTAGAGCTAATTCTACAAATACTCAAAGGTAGACCAATCATTTTAATTATTGATGAAACCGGAGATAAAAAGAAAGGTACGACCACAGATTATGTGAAACGTCAGTACATAGGTAATTTGGGGAAAGTAGAGAACGGAGTTGTGGCAGTTACAGCCTATGGTGTATTTTGTGGAATGACATTCCCACTACTGTTTGAAGTGTACAAACCACGGGAGAAATTAAAGCCAGGAGATAAATATCTGACCAAGCCTCAAATCGGGGCAATGCTAATACGAAAGTTACAGTCGATGGGTTTTAAATTCAACTTGGTACTGGCTGATAGCTTATATGGCGAAAGCGGCACAAATTTTGTATCTGTATTAGATGAACTAGATTTAAATTATTTAGTAGCAATACGCTCAAACCATTCTGTAGACTTGCTTAAAGGTCAGTATACTCAATATTTAAAGTGGCAGAAATTTAAAAGAGTATTCTCTGACTTAAGTAGTGAAAATCGATTTATTAGAGAAATAATTCACGGCAAACGTGGCGAACATAGATATTGGCAAATTACCACAGATACTGAAGCATTACCCGGAAACTCTACCTGGTATGTGATGAGCAAATATCCCGACATCACACCTAGAGAGGTTGGGAATTTTTATGGGTTAAGAACATGGGTAGAATATGGTTTAAAACAAAGTAAGAATGAATTAGGTTGGGCTGATTATCGTTTTACTCGCTATGAAGATATTGAACGCTGGTGGGAAATTGTCTGTAGTGCCTACCTTATGGTTAGTCTTCATTCAGAATCTCTGCGTCCTTCTCCTCCATCTCCTCAATCAGCATTCGCTTCTCACCCCTGGTGGGATCATGGTAAAGGTTGGAAGAATATTCTCAACAATCTGCGTTTAATTATTCAACCTTTCGTTTTATTTAATCTCATATATCCCTGGTTAACAGTTTTTTCTATTCCTCAACTGTATGAGGGTTTTTCTCAGCTTCAAGCCATCGTTTATAGGCTTACTTCTCCAATTTTTATCTTCCTAACTCACCCTGAATTCTATTTTTCCTCTGCCTAA